The DNA window CGCACTCGAATCCCGTTGTCGCCGAGTACTTTATGGACACGGCGCGCCACCTCCGTGGCTTCTCCTCGGCCGGTGTGCACCACCAGCAGGATCTTGCGTTCGGAACTCACTGCGGCCCCTCCGCAACAGCCTGGAGCACCGCCCGTTCGAGCGACTCCCCTTCTAATGGGTGGTCGGTTCGCGTCCGCAGTCGCAGGAAGTACTCGACATTGCCGGATGGGCCGGGTAGCGGGCTGGCGGTGACGGCGACCGTGTGCCACTGCAGTGCGGCGGCGCGGCGGGCGACGGTGAGCACCGCGTCGGCGCGCAATTGCGGATCGGCGACGACGCCGCCGGCACCCACGCGATCCTTGCCGACCTCGAATTGCGGCTTCACCATGGGAACGATATCGGCGTCGGCCTGCGCACACGACGTCAGTGCCGGCAGGACTGTGGCCAGTGAGATGAACGACAGGTCGGCGACCACCAGGTCGACCGGGCCGCCGATGGTGTCGGGCGTGAGTTCACGCACGTTGGTCCGTTCGAGCACGTTGACGCGTGGATCGTTGCGCAGTGACCACGCCAGCTGGCCGTAGCCCACGTCGACGGCGACGACCTCGCGTGCGCCGCGATCGAGTAGAACTTCGGTGAACCCACCGGTGGAGGCCCCGGCGTCCAGGCAGCGCCGTGCGTCGACGTCGATCTCGAAGGTATCCAGCGCACCGATCAGTTTGTGGGCGCCGCGCGACACCCAGCCCCGTTCATCGGAGTTCTCGACGGTGAGCGCGGCATTTACCGCAATCGCGGTGGCGGGTTTGGCAGCAGGCATGCCGTCAATGCTGACTTTCCCGGCACCGATCAGTTCGGCCGCCTGCTGGCGGGAGCGGGCCAGGCCGCGTCGCACCAGCTCGGCGTCAACACGTGCCCGCCGCGCCACTGGTAGTCAGCCCTTCTCGACCGATTCGAGTGCTCGGACCAGCAGATCATGGGCCTCTTCGAGCCGCGCGG is part of the Mycolicibacterium tusciae JS617 genome and encodes:
- a CDS encoding TlyA family RNA methyltransferase, with the translated sequence MARRARVDAELVRRGLARSRQQAAELIGAGKVSIDGMPAAKPATAIAVNAALTVENSDERGWVSRGAHKLIGALDTFEIDVDARRCLDAGASTGGFTEVLLDRGAREVVAVDVGYGQLAWSLRNDPRVNVLERTNVRELTPDTIGGPVDLVVADLSFISLATVLPALTSCAQADADIVPMVKPQFEVGKDRVGAGGVVADPQLRADAVLTVARRAAALQWHTVAVTASPLPGPSGNVEYFLRLRTRTDHPLEGESLERAVLQAVAEGPQ